Proteins found in one Salvia splendens isolate huo1 chromosome 10, SspV2, whole genome shotgun sequence genomic segment:
- the LOC121751848 gene encoding protein ACCELERATED CELL DEATH 6-like produces MPLEALAFKASDGHTALHNAAMVGNTVAATALVGKNPNLLYIKNKYNHLPVFIAAAYCQKKTLEYLILQHETNSSNHPSIFQDQIGISVLNAIISSEYVDIALDLAHKYPNLAQMVYNKTGGSALSVIAGTDALFPRTDAFTWWQKFVYHCIRVKTNSEAETGRTTHDVTHDIESSNNHGAAHRMYLFHIISRAWKKLEHVIWYVTENLVPKVKELRDKKSKRAQALQLAKHLCDEMINLPGNEALCDQIITLPQNKALPIFEKSIRDAAVHGISELVEMIIDIYPLTIYFREREMRRDVFMLAAANRFENVINLFYNMNDRKYIFRSCIDKHGNNLMHICGKLAPSDRLNLVAGPALQMQRELQWFKEMENFVPASRRTWRNKEKQTPQMLFTKEHEKLKEAGEKWMKDTANACTIAAALIATVMFAAAFTVPGGIEEASGKPLLSNKPSFILFAVSDAISLFTSVTSLLLFLSILTSRYAEEDFLYVLPKRLSMGLVTLFVSIIFMLAAFSATLYLVLQRDVAWFVVLLMAFACLPIASFVLLQFPLLVDVIYSTYGPGIFNKKTKRRL; encoded by the exons ATGCCACTAGAGGCGCTGGCCTTCAAGGCTTCCGATGGGCATACTGCCTTACACAATGCTGCCATGGTTGGAAATACAGTAgcagcaactgctttggttggcaaaaatccaaatttactGTATATTAAGAACAAGTATAATCACTTGCCAGTGTTCATAGCAGCTGCATATTGCCAAAAGAAAACGTTAGAATATTTGATATTGCAGCACGAGACCAACTCCAGCAATCACCCTTCTATATTTCAGGATCAAATTGGAATCAGTGTCTTGAATGCAATAATATCTTCCGAATATGTTG ATATTGCATTGGATTTGGCTCACAAATACCCAAATTTGGCTCAAATGGTATATAATAAGACCGGTGGTTCCGCACTATCAGTCATTGCTGGGACCGACGCCTTATTCCCAAGGACAGACGCTTTCACCTGGTGGCAAAAGTTTGTTTACCATT GTATTCGTGTAAAAACTAATTCTGAAGCGGAAACTGGTCGCACGACACATGATGTAACCCATGACATTGAAAGTTCAAATAACCATGGTGCAGCGCATAGGATGTACTTGTTTCACATTATCTCTCGAG CATGGAAGAAGTTGGAACACGTGATTTGGTATGTCACCGAAAATTTAG TGCCTAAAGTGAAGGAGCTGAGGGATAAGAAATCAAAGAGGGCACAAGCACTACAACTTGCGAAGCACTTGTGTGATGAAATGATAAATTTGCCTGGAAATGAGGCTTTGTGCGACCAAATAATAACTTTGCCTCAAAATAAGGCTTTACCGATATTTGAGAAATCTATACGTGATGCGGCAGTCCATGGGATTAGTGAGCTTGTGGAAATGATAATAGACATATATCCTTTGACTATTTATTTTCGCGAACGTGAGATGCGCAGGGATGTGTTTATGCTGGCAGCGGCCAATCGCTTTGAGAATGTTATCAACCTCTTCTATAATATGAACGACCGCAAATATATATTTAGGTCCTGCATAGACAAACATGGAAACAATTTAATGCACATATGTGGAAAATTAGCCCCATCTGACAGGCTCAATCTTGTAGCTGGTCCTGCTCTACAAATGCAGCGCGAATTGCAGTGGTTTAAG GAGATGGAAAATTTTGTCCCTGCTTCACGCAGAACATGGCGCAATAAAGAAAAGCAAACTCCACAGATGTTATTCACAAAGGAGCACGAAAAGCTAAAAGAAGCTGGAGAGAAGTGGATGAAAGACACAGCTAATGCATGCACCATCGCAGCAGCACTTATTGCAACAGTCATGTTCGCTGCAGCTTTCACTGTTCCTGGTGGGATTGAAGAAGCATCCGGCAAGCCACTTCTGTCGAACAAACCTTCATTCATATTGTTTGCAGTGTCGGATGCCATATCCTTGTTCACTTCCGTAACTTCTCTGCTCCTGTTCCTTTCCATCCTGACTTCACGTTATGCGGAAGAGGATTTCTTGTATGTTTTACCCAAGAGGTTAAGCATGGGCCTTGTTACCCTCTTCGTGTCCATTATATTTATGTTGGCTGCATTTAGTGCTACACTCTATCTGGTGCTTCAAAGAGACGTGGCGTGGTTTGTGGTGCTTCTCATGGCCTTCGCTTGCTTGCCCATTGCATCATTCGTGCTGCTACAGTTTCCACTCCTTGTAGACGTCATCTATTCAACTTATGGCCCTGGTATTTTTAATAAGAAAACCAAACGTCGTCTCTAA
- the LOC121751850 gene encoding uncharacterized protein LOC121751850 isoform X2 produces MAFSEVKYAWQCSVNVANFVTVRPSSEGDDKTNEFKDWKEQMICLLESQDVMGFVNGEIVAPEKQEIEQYKLWRRTDRLVKGWILGSIGTDVLHQLRGSETARDVWLQLLENIFKQEEEEAEEEEGGGEAASSQEEEEDKACQSPQEEEQEEEEDKACQFSFCLQFPSFELNSDLLLGWLLNSDLLLGWLRGGRIGFVSKNSVNQITKWFIK; encoded by the exons ATGGCTTTTTCGGAAGTGAAATATGCATGGCAGTGTAGTGTGAACGTAGCAAACTTTGTGACAGTGCGGCCGAGCAGTGAGGGAGATGATAAAACAAACGAATTCAAAGACTGGAAAGAGCAGATGATTTGCCTTCTAGAGAGCCAGGATGTGATGGGGTTCGTCAACGGTGAAATTGTGGCACCAGAGAAACAGGAGATTGAGCAGTACAAGTTGTGGAGAAGAACGGACAGACTTGTCAAAGGATGGATTCTTGGATCGATCGGAACAGACGTGCTTCACCAACTGCGGGGTAGTGAAACTGCAAGGGACGTATGGCTTCAATTACTGGAAAACATTTtcaaacaagaagaagaagaagcagaagaagaagaaggaggaggagaagccg CATCAtctcaagaagaagaagaagacaaggCCTGTCAATCACCTcaagaagaagaacaagaagaagaagaagacaaggCCTGTCAGTTTTCATTTTGTCTCCAATTTCCCTCATTTGAATTGAATAGTGATTTGCTATTAGGATGGCTGTTGAATAGTGATTTGCTATTAGGATGGCTGAGGGGAGGAAGAATTGGTTTCGTTTCAAAAAATTCGGTTAACCAAATAACTAAATGgtttatcaaataa
- the LOC121751850 gene encoding sodium/potassium/calcium exchanger 1-like isoform X1 gives MAFSEVKYAWQCSVNVANFVTVRPSSEGDDKTNEFKDWKEQMICLLESQDVMGFVNGEIVAPEKQEIEQYKLWRRTDRLVKGWILGSIGTDVLHQLRGSETARDVWLQLLENIFKQEEEEAEEEEGGGEAGQFSFSLQFPSFELNSDLLLGWRRGGEGEGEGGEEGEEGGGEEEEVEGEGRGGEAASSQEEEEDKACQSPQEEEQEEEEDKACQFSFCLQFPSFELNSDLLLGWLLNSDLLLGWLRGGRIGFVSKNSVNQITKWFIK, from the exons ATGGCTTTTTCGGAAGTGAAATATGCATGGCAGTGTAGTGTGAACGTAGCAAACTTTGTGACAGTGCGGCCGAGCAGTGAGGGAGATGATAAAACAAACGAATTCAAAGACTGGAAAGAGCAGATGATTTGCCTTCTAGAGAGCCAGGATGTGATGGGGTTCGTCAACGGTGAAATTGTGGCACCAGAGAAACAGGAGATTGAGCAGTACAAGTTGTGGAGAAGAACGGACAGACTTGTCAAAGGATGGATTCTTGGATCGATCGGAACAGACGTGCTTCACCAACTGCGGGGTAGTGAAACTGCAAGGGACGTATGGCTTCAATTACTGGAAAACATTTtcaaacaagaagaagaagaagcagaagaagaagaaggaggaggagaagccggtcagttttctttttctctccaatttccCTCATTTGAATTGAATAGTGATTTGCTATTAGGATGGCGGAGgggaggagaaggagaaggagaaggaggagaagaaggagaagaaggaggaggagaagaagaagaagtagaaggagaaggaagaggaggagaagccg CATCAtctcaagaagaagaagaagacaaggCCTGTCAATCACCTcaagaagaagaacaagaagaagaagaagacaaggCCTGTCAGTTTTCATTTTGTCTCCAATTTCCCTCATTTGAATTGAATAGTGATTTGCTATTAGGATGGCTGTTGAATAGTGATTTGCTATTAGGATGGCTGAGGGGAGGAAGAATTGGTTTCGTTTCAAAAAATTCGGTTAACCAAATAACTAAATGgtttatcaaataa
- the LOC121751850 gene encoding uncharacterized protein LOC121751850 isoform X3: MAFSEVKYAWQCSVNVANFVTVRPSSEGDDKTNEFKDWKEQMICLLESQDVMGFVNGEIVAPEKQEIEQYKLWRRTDRLVKGWILGSIGTDVLHQLRGSETARDVWLQLLENIFKQEEEEAEEEEGGGEAGWRRGGEGEGEGGEEGEEGGGEEEEVEGEGRGGEAGQFSFSLQFPSFELNSDLLLGWLRGGRIGFVSKKSVNQITNWFIK; this comes from the exons ATGGCTTTTTCGGAAGTGAAATATGCATGGCAGTGTAGTGTGAACGTAGCAAACTTTGTGACAGTGCGGCCGAGCAGTGAGGGAGATGATAAAACAAACGAATTCAAAGACTGGAAAGAGCAGATGATTTGCCTTCTAGAGAGCCAGGATGTGATGGGGTTCGTCAACGGTGAAATTGTGGCACCAGAGAAACAGGAGATTGAGCAGTACAAGTTGTGGAGAAGAACGGACAGACTTGTCAAAGGATGGATTCTTGGATCGATCGGAACAGACGTGCTTCACCAACTGCGGGGTAGTGAAACTGCAAGGGACGTATGGCTTCAATTACTGGAAAACATTTtcaaacaagaagaagaagaagcagaagaagaagaaggaggaggagaagccg GATGGCGGAGgggaggagaaggagaaggagaaggaggagaagaaggagaagaaggaggaggagaagaagaagaagtagaaggagaaggaagaggaggagaagccggtcagttttcattttctctccaatttccATCATTTGAATTGAATAGTGATTTGCTATTAGGATGGCTAAGGGGAGGAAGAATTGGTTTCGTTTCAAAAAAATCTGTTAACCAAATAACTAATTGgtttatcaaataa